One genomic segment of Fusobacterium nucleatum includes these proteins:
- the mutS gene encoding DNA mismatch repair protein MutS, with product MSADTPLMQQYKKIKEEYQNEILMFRLGDFYEMFFEDAKTASKELGLTLTKRNREKGQDVPLAGVPYHSVASYIAKLVEKGYSVAICDQVEDPKSATGIVKREVTRVITPGTIIDVDFLDKNNNNYIACIKINTTENIVAIAYADITTGEFSVFEIKGKNFFEKALAEMNKIQASEILLDEKTYSEYIEILKEKISFLGVKFTEVSNVRKAESYLTSYFDIMSIEVFSLKSKDLAISTSANLLHYIDELQKGNELPFSKIEYKNIDNIMELNISTQNNLNLVPKRNEETKGTLLGVLDNCVTSVGSRELKKIIKNPFLDIEKIKQRQFYVDYFYNDVLLRENIREYLKDIYDVERIAGKIIYGTENGKDLLSLKESIRKSLETYKVLKEHQEIKDILDIDVKILLDIYNKIELIINIEAPFSVREGGIIKDGYNSELDELRKISKLGKDFILEIEQRERERTGIKGLKIKYNKVFGYFIEVTKANEHLVPEDYIRKQTLVNSERYIVPDLKEYEEKVITAKSKIEALEYELFKQLTSEIKEHIDSLYKLANRIANLDIVSNFAHIATKNSYVKPEIDDGDILEIKGGRHPIVESLIPSGTYVKNDIILDDKNNLIILTGPNMSGKSTYMKQVALNIIMAHIGSYVAADYAKIPIVDKIFTRVGASDDLLTGQSTFMLEMTEVASILNNATNKSFIVLDEIGRGTSTYDGISIATAITEYIHNNIGAKTIFATHYHELTELEKELERAINFRVEVKEDGKNVVFLREIVKGGADKSYGIEVARLSGVPKEVLNRSNKILKKLETRKNLIENKIKAEQMILFGNGFEEENEEEETEILSENESKVLELLKNMDLNSLSPLESLLKLNELKKILIGGTDE from the coding sequence ATGTCAGCAGACACACCCTTAATGCAACAATATAAAAAAATTAAAGAAGAGTATCAAAATGAAATACTAATGTTTAGATTGGGAGATTTCTATGAAATGTTTTTTGAAGATGCTAAGACAGCTTCAAAAGAATTAGGACTTACTCTTACAAAAAGAAATAGAGAAAAAGGACAAGATGTTCCTTTAGCAGGAGTTCCTTATCACTCAGTAGCATCATATATAGCAAAATTAGTTGAAAAAGGTTATAGTGTTGCTATCTGTGATCAAGTTGAAGACCCTAAGTCTGCAACAGGTATTGTAAAAAGAGAAGTAACAAGAGTTATAACTCCTGGAACAATAATAGATGTAGATTTTTTAGATAAAAATAATAATAACTATATTGCTTGTATAAAAATAAATACAACAGAAAATATAGTTGCAATAGCTTATGCAGATATAACAACAGGAGAGTTTTCTGTTTTTGAAATAAAAGGAAAAAATTTCTTTGAAAAAGCATTAGCAGAAATGAATAAGATACAAGCAAGTGAAATTTTGCTAGATGAAAAAACATATTCAGAATATATAGAAATTTTAAAAGAAAAAATATCATTTTTAGGAGTCAAATTTACAGAGGTCTCTAATGTAAGAAAAGCTGAATCATATTTGACTTCATATTTTGATATTATGTCAATAGAAGTATTTTCTTTAAAATCAAAAGATTTAGCTATTTCAACATCAGCAAATCTTTTACACTATATTGATGAATTACAAAAAGGAAATGAGCTACCTTTTAGCAAAATAGAATATAAAAACATTGACAATATAATGGAATTAAACATAAGTACACAAAATAATCTAAATCTAGTACCTAAAAGAAATGAAGAAACAAAAGGAACTTTATTAGGAGTTTTAGATAATTGTGTGACTTCTGTTGGTAGTAGAGAACTTAAAAAAATTATTAAAAATCCATTTTTAGATATAGAAAAAATTAAACAAAGACAATTCTATGTAGATTATTTCTATAATGATGTACTTTTAAGAGAAAATATAAGAGAATATTTAAAAGATATATATGATGTTGAAAGAATAGCAGGAAAAATAATTTATGGTACAGAAAATGGAAAAGACTTATTATCACTAAAAGAATCTATAAGAAAATCATTAGAAACTTATAAAGTTTTAAAAGAACATCAAGAGATCAAAGATATTTTAGATATAGATGTTAAAATTCTTTTAGACATATATAATAAGATAGAGTTAATTATTAATATTGAAGCACCTTTTTCAGTTAGGGAAGGTGGGATTATAAAAGATGGATATAACTCTGAATTAGATGAACTTAGGAAAATATCTAAATTAGGTAAAGATTTTATACTTGAAATAGAACAAAGAGAAAGAGAAAGAACAGGTATAAAAGGTTTAAAAATTAAATATAATAAAGTGTTTGGGTATTTTATTGAAGTTACTAAGGCAAATGAACATTTAGTACCAGAAGATTATATAAGAAAACAAACACTTGTAAATAGTGAAAGATATATAGTTCCTGATTTAAAAGAATATGAAGAAAAAGTTATCACAGCTAAAAGTAAAATAGAGGCCTTAGAATATGAACTTTTTAAACAACTTACTTCTGAAATTAAAGAGCATATAGATAGTCTATACAAATTAGCAAATAGAATAGCAAACTTAGATATAGTTTCTAATTTTGCACATATAGCAACAAAAAATTCTTATGTTAAACCAGAAATAGATGATGGTGATATTTTAGAAATTAAAGGTGGAAGACACCCAATAGTTGAAAGTCTAATTCCAAGTGGAACTTATGTTAAAAATGATATTATTTTAGATGATAAAAATAATTTAATTATTTTAACAGGGCCCAATATGTCTGGAAAATCTACTTATATGAAACAGGTAGCTTTAAATATAATAATGGCACATATAGGTAGTTATGTAGCAGCAGATTATGCTAAGATACCTATTGTGGATAAAATTTTTACAAGAGTTGGGGCAAGTGATGATTTGCTTACAGGACAGTCTACATTTATGTTAGAAATGACAGAAGTGGCAAGTATTTTAAATAATGCAACAAATAAATCTTTTATAGTCTTAGATGAAATTGGTAGAGGAACTTCAACTTATGATGGTATTTCAATAGCAACTGCTATTACAGAATATATCCATAATAATATAGGTGCAAAAACAATATTTGCAACTCACTATCATGAACTTACAGAGCTTGAAAAAGAGCTTGAAAGAGCTATTAATTTTAGAGTAGAAGTAAAAGAAGATGGTAAAAATGTTGTTTTTTTAAGAGAGATAGTAAAAGGTGGAGCAGATAAATCTTATGGAATAGAAGTTGCTAGATTATCTGGTGTTCCAAAAGAAGTTTTAAATCGTTCAAATAAAATTTTAAAAAAATTAGAAACTAGAAAAAATTTAATAGAAAATAAAATAAAAGCAGAACAAATGATACTTTTTGGAAATGGTTTTGAAGAAGAAAATGAAGAAGAAGAAACAGAAATATTGTCTGAAAATGAAAGTAAAGTGTTGGAATTATTAAAAAATATGGACTTAAATTCTTTAAGTCCTTTGGAAAGTTTATTAAAATTAAATGAATTGAAAAAGATTCTTATCGGAGGAACTGATGAGTAA
- a CDS encoding LptA/OstA family protein, whose product MSKKKIIYIAMGVIAVVLGYFNYFGSDKEVGDIKKIVETINAVYESDDYHVEAEKEIDYLDEKESKFEKAKAKIQGMLLSGDNVFLDKDRNLTLDTNILGISPNGWEIKASELKYDKTTQELISTKPMYAKNEEKGIEVLANKFKTTISMDNITLEDGVVIKNKLFSILADKANYNNSSKIITLEGNIRLSNGIGEVGDINTLKDVKDIPNNSINKNDKEMSGTFSKVYFDLNERNLYATDGFDLKYDEVGLKGKNIVLNETTQSLKVTDDVKFTYQDYVFDVSYIEKEPNSDIINIYGKIKGGSPVYSVLADKGEYNVNDKKIRIFGNVDITSTKGEKLVLDNVVYSSATKEADMYGNKIKYTSPENNLEAEYIHYNTVTKEVTTNRPFDSWNQKGEGLTGTSISYNLGTKDFYSKENITVKNKDYALTTKNVTYKEETGILTAPEPYVIKSNSGDSTVNGNSITYNKKTGELVSPGEIIIDNKGTIIKGHDLVYNNINGLGKVEGPIPFENKADKMSGIAKEIIIKKGDYVDLVGPIKAKRDTTNMEFANARYLYKDGLVHVNTPVKFNDPVSSMVGSVSSATYNPKDSILRGTNFNMEEPDRSAKAQNIVLYNKDKRRLELVGNAYLSSGKDNISGPKIVYYLDTKDAETPTNSVINYDQYTIKSTYAKVNRESGAVFAKKADVKSVDGNEFSANEAKGNTNNVVHFTGNVKGKSKQKEGDVFFTGDKADLYMSKVNDKYQAKKVIVDTKSTFTQLNRKIDSNYLELDLIKKEVYARKNPVLTIDDGPKGSTLVKADDVTGYIDKELIKLNKNVYVKNINEKKEETVLTADRGTVTKEMADVYDKVKIVTKESVTTANEGHYDMVNRKIRAKGNVHVDYTGDKSTSAIFNDMTSTKKK is encoded by the coding sequence ATGAGTAAGAAAAAAATAATATACATAGCTATGGGAGTAATAGCAGTAGTTTTAGGTTACTTTAACTATTTTGGTTCTGATAAAGAAGTTGGAGATATAAAAAAAATAGTAGAAACAATTAATGCGGTTTATGAAAGTGATGACTACCATGTAGAGGCTGAAAAAGAAATTGACTATTTAGATGAAAAAGAAAGTAAATTTGAAAAAGCAAAAGCTAAAATACAAGGAATGCTTCTAAGCGGAGATAATGTATTTCTTGATAAAGATAGAAACTTAACTTTGGATACAAATATTTTAGGTATAAGCCCAAATGGTTGGGAAATTAAAGCTTCTGAATTAAAGTATGATAAAACAACCCAAGAACTTATCTCTACAAAACCTATGTATGCCAAAAATGAGGAAAAGGGTATAGAGGTTTTAGCAAATAAATTTAAAACTACTATTTCTATGGATAATATAACATTGGAAGATGGAGTAGTTATTAAAAATAAATTATTTTCTATTTTAGCTGATAAGGCAAATTATAATAACTCTAGTAAAATAATAACACTTGAAGGAAATATAAGATTATCAAATGGAATTGGAGAAGTTGGGGATATTAACACTCTTAAAGATGTTAAAGATATTCCAAATAATAGTATTAATAAAAATGATAAAGAAATGTCAGGAACTTTTTCAAAAGTTTATTTTGACTTAAATGAAAGAAATTTATATGCAACAGATGGTTTTGATTTAAAATATGATGAAGTTGGTTTAAAAGGTAAAAATATAGTTTTGAATGAAACAACACAAAGTCTTAAAGTAACAGATGATGTTAAGTTTACATATCAAGATTATGTTTTTGATGTTAGTTATATTGAAAAAGAACCTAATAGTGATATAATAAATATTTATGGAAAAATTAAAGGTGGAAGTCCTGTTTATTCTGTTTTAGCAGATAAAGGGGAATATAATGTCAATGATAAGAAAATAAGAATTTTTGGAAATGTTGATATAACTTCTACAAAAGGGGAAAAATTAGTTTTAGACAATGTTGTTTATTCTAGTGCAACCAAAGAAGCTGATATGTATGGTAATAAAATTAAATATACTTCACCAGAGAATAATTTAGAGGCAGAATATATTCATTACAATACAGTTACAAAAGAAGTAACTACAAATAGACCTTTTGATTCTTGGAATCAAAAAGGAGAAGGATTAACAGGAACAAGTATTTCATATAATTTAGGAACTAAAGATTTTTATTCAAAAGAAAATATTACTGTAAAAAATAAAGATTATGCTTTAACAACTAAAAATGTAACATATAAAGAAGAAACAGGAATTTTAACAGCACCTGAACCTTATGTTATAAAATCTAATAGTGGGGATTCAACAGTTAATGGGAATAGCATCACATATAATAAAAAGACAGGTGAACTTGTAAGTCCAGGGGAAATTATTATAGATAATAAAGGAACTATAATAAAAGGGCATGATTTAGTATATAATAATATAAACGGTTTAGGAAAGGTAGAAGGACCTATTCCTTTTGAAAATAAAGCAGATAAGATGTCTGGGATAGCTAAGGAGATTATTATAAAAAAAGGAGATTATGTTGATTTAGTTGGACCTATTAAAGCAAAAAGAGATACGACAAATATGGAATTTGCAAATGCTAGATACTTGTATAAAGATGGATTAGTTCATGTTAATACACCAGTTAAATTTAATGATCCTGTAAGCTCTATGGTTGGTTCGGTAAGTTCAGCAACTTATAATCCAAAGGATTCTATATTAAGAGGAACTAATTTTAATATGGAAGAGCCAGATAGGTCTGCAAAAGCACAAAATATAGTTTTGTATAATAAAGATAAAAGAAGATTAGAATTAGTAGGAAATGCTTATTTAAGTTCTGGAAAAGATAATATATCAGGACCTAAAATAGTTTACTATCTTGACACAAAAGATGCAGAAACTCCTACAAATAGTGTAATTAATTATGATCAATATACTATAAAATCTACTTATGCAAAAGTAAATAGAGAGAGTGGAGCAGTATTTGCAAAAAAAGCTGATGTAAAATCTGTAGATGGAAATGAATTTTCAGCAAACGAGGCTAAGGGAAATACAAATAATGTAGTTCATTTTACAGGAAATGTAAAGGGTAAATCTAAACAAAAAGAAGGAGATGTTTTCTTTACAGGGGATAAAGCAGATTTATACATGAGCAAAGTTAATGATAAGTATCAAGCAAAAAAAGTTATTGTTGATACAAAATCTACATTTACTCAATTAAATAGAAAAATAGACTCTAATTATTTAGAACTTGACCTTATAAAAAAAGAAGTTTATGCTAGAAAAAATCCAGTACTTACAATAGATGATGGACCAAAAGGAAGCACTCTAGTTAAAGCAGATGATGTTACTGGTTATATAGATAAAGAATTAATAAAATTAAATAAAAATGTCTATGTAAAAAATATTAATGAAAAGAAAGAGGAAACAGTTTTGACTGCTGATAGAGGTACTGTAACAAAAGAGATGGCAGATGTATATGATAAAGTAAAAATTGTAACAAAGGAATCTGTTACAACTGCAAATGAGGGACACTATGATATGGTCAATAGAAAAATAAGAGCAAAAGGTAATGTCCATGTTGATTATACAGGAGATAAATCAACAAGTGCTATATTTAATGATATGACATCCACAAAGAAAAAATAA